One Spinacia oleracea cultivar Varoflay chromosome 4, BTI_SOV_V1, whole genome shotgun sequence DNA segment encodes these proteins:
- the LOC110805642 gene encoding NADH dehydrogenase [ubiquinone] 1 beta subcomplex subunit 9, giving the protein MSLSTASFLARRAAQKQKVRLLYRRCLRDTLNWAVHRHLFYEDADELRKKFEANKNLQDPDAIDKMIAVGESEYNKWRHPDPYIVPWAPGGSKFCRNPEPPKGIEIIYDYGQEEVEPR; this is encoded by the exons atgagcttGTCGACGGCGTCGTTTTTGGCGAGAAGAGCAGCACAGAAACAGAAGGTCCGACTTCTCTACCGCCGTTGTCTCCGGGATACTCTCAATTGGGCCGTTCATCGTCATCTCTTCTACGAAGAT GCTGATGAGCTCCGGAAAAAGTTCGAGGCTAACAAAAATCtg CAAGATCCTGATGCAATTGACAAAATGATTGCTGTTGGTGAATCTGAGTACAATAAGTGGAGGCACCCTGATCCTTATATTG TTCCATGGGCTCCTGGCGGTTCAAAGTTCTGCAGAAACCCAGAGCCACCTAAAGGG ATTGAGATTATTTACGACTATGGCCAAGAAGAGGTCGAGCCAAGGTAG
- the LOC110805639 gene encoding uncharacterized protein codes for MTPLSSHDAQFCGSLKISDTKYWQMDDDGLKEERRGCKDIARVIGFLLPLVMLVWIVNMGYKLTTETRDVDAGGYEGGYIALVFGIATVVFGLIYFIIGLTIVAELALDLLAWLDKEDRGIIRNQEKEQKTICQIFIQVSATMISMFMLMWTVYYGYKLAAEAQRVVIYSHLAFLIGVITMAFGFTYFIIGIALVADSALNLSGRLQQDVSETDFLLEKDMEARLLV; via the exons ATGACTCCACTCTCTTCCCACGATGCCCAATTCTGTGGAAGTTTAAAG ATTTCTGACACCAAATATTGGCAAATGGATGATGATGGGTTGAAGGAAGAGAGAAGAGGTTGTAAGGATATTGCTCGTGTTATTGGGTTCTTACTTCCATTGGTGATGCTAGTATGGATAGTGAATATGGGGTATAAACTAACAACTGAAACCAGAGACGTCGATGCTGGTGGTTATGAGGGCGGCTACATAGCTCTTGTGTTTGGAATTGCCACGGTGGTCTTTGGTTTGATCTATTTCATTATTGGGTTGACCATTGTTGCAGAACTGGCTCTGGATTTGTTAGCTTGGTTAGACAAGGAAGATAGAGGAATTATCAGAAACCAAG AAAAGGAACAGAAGACCATTTGTCAGATCTTCATACAAGTTTCAGCCACCATGATTTCAATGTTTATGCTCATGTGGACAGTATACTATGGGTATAAGCTAGCAGCAGAAGCTCAAAGGGTTGTCATATACAGCCACTTGGCATTCTTGATAGGAGTTATTACAATGGCTTTTGGCTTCACATATTTTATAATTGGGATTGCCCTTGTAGCAGATTCTGCACTAAATCTCTCAGGTAGATTACAACAGGATGTCTCAGAAACTGATTTCCTCTTAGAGAAAGACATGGAAGCAAGACTTCTTGTGTAA
- the LOC110805636 gene encoding 30S ribosomal protein S31, mitochondrial → MAMKQLCSSIARRVMSTHRFPESPISAPYSSMASSSSLSESIVCGRGDKKTKRGKRFKGSFGNSRPKKKEMIQRFKEKVEVPSNTPWPLPFKLI, encoded by the coding sequence ATGGCGATGAAGCAGCTGTGCAGTTCCATTGCAAGAAGAGTAATGTCAACCCATCGATTCCCAGAAAGTCCCATTTCAGCACCATATTCATCAATGGCGTCTTCATCATCCTTATCAGAGTCAATAGTGTGCGGAAGAGGCGACAAGAAGACGAAAAGAGGGAAGAGATTCAAGGGTTCTTTTGGTAATTCCAGACCTAAGAAGAAAGAAATGATTCAGAGGTTTAAAGAGAAGGTTGAAGTTCCTAGTAACACTCCTTGGCCTCTCCCTTTCAAACTTATCTAA
- the LOC110805635 gene encoding kinesin-like protein KIN-7E, protein MGAIATEELSKSDKITGAMAEREEKILVLVRLRPLNDKEISKNEVADWECINESSILYRNSLQERSGLPTAYSFDRVYSGDCSSKQVYEEGTKEIALSVVSGINSSIFAYGQTSSGKTYTMNAITEYTVADIYDYVQRHEERAFALKFSAMEIYNENVRDLLSTDNTPLRLMDDPEKGTIVEKLTEEKINDWNHLRKLLSICEAQRKVGETSLNEQSSRSHQILKLTIESSAREFIGKGNSSTLSASVFFIDLAGSERASQAMSAGTRLKEGCHINRSLLTLGNVIRKLSKGRQGHINYRDSKLTRILQPCLGGNARTTIICTLSPARSHVEQSRNTLLFASCAKQVTTNAQVNVVMSDKALVKHLQKELARLENELKSPAPTSSSCNCSVTIRKKDIQLEKMDKQIRELTKQRDLAQSRVEDLLQIIGNDQSSNKQQRQKPHAKWKVQNKWEDEGSISDSSVNGHHRLDGVLAEDGESYIEDPSSRGVSDDQCKEVRCIEMEGSEASIGFGNGHAANHGSIGRSSHQNGFFYGSLEQRIQEVQRSIDSLTSPQPENPSVWDDAADASSSRSLNFSKTRVSKENYTNKEEHSETTPPCEVETDFNGRPGGFRKFAVLDYGADSGKLSRNGSQSSVGTEVVDDVRSEGGRNITDAEITSVQTFVAGLKDAKLQYEKQLGDGQVRPELRKTLRDVGLDPMLDGEDSTLDWSLQFERLQKAIVELWQICNVSLVHRTYFFLLFNGEPTDSIYLEVELRRLTFLKDTLPHGNRSVDSGRARKLVSSEKALRKERETLSKLINRRFSNEERKKLYTKWGIRQDSKRRRLQLVSQLWTETGDMDHIVESATIIGKLVKFSEQGRALKGMFGVSFSPPSLKRSSYGWMNGMSSLV, encoded by the exons ATGGGGGCGATTGCCACAGAGGAGTTGAGTAAGTCTGATAAGATAACGGGAGCTATGGCGGAGCGAGAGGAGAAGATCTTGGTGTTGGTTAGATTAAGGCCCTTGAATGACAAGGAGATTTCCAAGAATGAGGTAGCTGATTGGGAATGTATCAATGAAAGCTCCATTTTGTATAGAAATAGTCTTCAGGAACGATCTGGACTTCCCACGGCCTATTCATTTG ACAGGGTATATTCAGGCGATTGCTCCTCCAAGCAGGTCTATGAGGAGGGAACTAAGGAAATTGCTCTTTCTGTTGTTAGTGGGATTAATT CAAGCATTTTTGCTTATGGACAAACAAGCAGTGGAAAAACATACACCATGAATGCAATAACTGAGTATACGGTTGCAGATATATATGACTATGTACAAAGG CATGAGGAACGAGCGTTTGCTCTCAAGTTCTCTGCCATGGAGATCTACAATGAAAATGTTAGGGATCTTCTTAGCACGGACAATACTCCTCTGCGGCTTATGGATGACCCTGAG AAAGGAACTATTGTGGAAAAGCTGACAGAGGAAAAGATAAATGATTGGAACCATTTAAGAAAGCTGCTATCAATTTGTGAAG CTCAAAGGAAAGTAGGAGAGACCTCCTTGAATGAACAAAGCTCAAGGTCACATCAAATTCTTAAGCTG ACAATCGAGAGTTCTGCGCGTGAGTTCATAGGCAAGGGAAACTCAAGTACCCTTTCAGCTAGTGTG TTTTTTATTGATCTGGCTGGAAGTGAGCGTGCATCTCAGGCAATGTCAGCTGGAACACGGCTAAAGGAAGGCTGCCACATAAACCGGAGTCTGCTGACACTAGGGAATGTTATCCGCAAGCTAAG CAAGGGTAGACAAGGACACATCAATTATAGGGACTCTAAACTGACCCGTATCCTGCAACCCTGCTTGGGAGGCAATGCTAGGACCACCATCATTTGCACTCTGAGCCCTGCACGTAGTCATGTGGAGCAGTCAAGGAACACTTTGTTGTTTGCTAGTTGTGCTAAACAGGTGACAACAAATGCACAGGTGAATGTTGTCATGTCAGACAAAGCCTTGGTCAAACACTTGCAGAAAGAATTGGCCAGACTGGAAAACGAGCTAAAAAGTCCAGCCCCTACATCATCGTCTTGCAATTGTTCAGTGACCATAAGAAAGAAAGATATTCAACTGGAAAAG ATGGATAAGCAGATAAGGGAACTGACTAAGCAACGAGATCTTGCTCAATCTAGGGTTGAGGATTTATTGCAAATTATTGGAAATGATCAATCATCTAATAAACAG CAACGGCAAAAACCCCATGCAAAGTGGAAAGTACAGAACAAATGGGAAGATGAAGGTTCTATTTCAGACTCTAGTGTGAATGGTCATCATCGCCTGGATGGTGTCCTAGCTGAAGATGGAGAAAGTTATATTGAGGATCCATCTTCAAGGGGAGTTTCTGATGACCAGTGTAAAGAAGTTCGATGCATTGAGATGGAAGGATCTGAAGCTTCTATTGGGTTTGGAAACGGGCATGCTGCTAATCATGGTAGCATAGGTAGGAGCTCCCATCAAAATGGTTTCTTCTATGGTTCATTGGAACAAAGGATCCAGGAAGTGCAAAGGTCAATCGATTCCCTTACTAGTCCTCAACCCGAAAATCCATCCGTATGGGATGATGCTGCGGATGCATCAAGTTCCAGGAGCCTGAATTTCAGCAAGACTCGGGTTTCAAAGGAAAATTATACAAATAAGGAAGAACATTCAGAAACAACCCCTCCTTGTGAAGTGGAGACGGACTTCAACGGCAGACCAGGAGGATTTAGAAAGTTTGCTGTACTAGATTATGGTGCGGACTCTGGAAAATTGTCACGCAACGGCTCTCAGTCATCTGTTGGGACAGAAGTTGTTGATGATGTAAGATCAGAGGGTGGGAGGAATATCACAGATGCGGAGATTACTAGCGTACAGACTTTTGTAGCTGGTCTCAAGGATGCTAAGCTTCAATATGAGAAACAACTTGGGGACGGCCAG GTACGTCCCGAGTTGAGAAAGACCTTGAGAGATGTGGGATTGGATCCTATGCTTGATGGAGAAGACAGTACattggattggagtttgcaaTTTGAAAGGCTTCAGAAAGCTATAGTTGAGTTGTGGCAAATTTGCAATGTTTCATTGGTTCACAGGACCTACTTCTTCCTTCTCTTTAATGGCGAGCCTACAGATTCCATTTACCTGGAGGTAGAGTTAAGGAGGCTCACTTTCCTCAAGGATACATTACCCCATGGTAATCGTTCGGTAGATAGTGGACGTGCTCGGAAATTGGTTTCAAG CGAGAAGGCACTTAGAAAAGAGAGGGAGACGTTGAGCAAGCTGATCAACAGAAGGTTCTCAAATGAGGAAAGGAAGAAACTATACACGAAGTGGGGTATCAGGCAGGATTCAAAGCGCAGACGTTTACAGCTTGTATCTCAGTTATGGACAGAGACAGGAGACATGGATCATATTGTGGAGAGTGCAACCATCATAGGAAAACTAGTAAAGTTCTCAGAGCAAGGACGAGCTCTGAAAGGGATGTTTGGGGTTAGCTTCTCACCTCCAAGCTTGAAGAGGAGTTCATATGGCTGGATGAACGGCATGTCATCCCTTGTATGA